CCGCCGAAATCGGCACCATGAAGATCAATGAGGAACTGGACGCCCTGACCACTATGGGATTGTCACCCATGCGTTTTCTCGTGGTACCGAAAATCATTGCCACCATGATTGTTGTTCCTTTGATGATCATGTTTTTCAATCTGGCGTCTCTGGTCGGCGGAGCTGTTGTCATGCTCTCAATGGGATACCCTCTCGTCACCTTCACCTCCCGAGTTTTCTCATATCTTGATTACGGAGATTTCTGGAGCGGCATGGGCAAAGGGCTGGTTTTCAGCTTTCTGGTCGCAGGCGTTGGTTGCCTCCGCGGCATACAGACCCGATCCGGTGCCAGCGCGGTCGGCTTGTCCACCACCAGCGCAGTTGTATCCGGCATAATCCTCATCGCCTTTGCTGACGGTATTTTCGCCATGGCTTTCTACTATCTGGGAATTTAAGATATGAACGAACAAAATACCGTCATAAGCGTTCAGAACCTGACCTGCGGCTACGACGACACCGTCATCGTGGAAGATGTCAGCTTCGACATCAAACAGGGTGAAATCTTCATCATTCTCGGCGGTTCGGGCTGCGGTAAATCCACGCTGTTAAAAAACATGATCGGACTCATACAACCCATGGCCGGTCAAGTCTTTTACGGGGACGATGAACTGACCACTGCTTTTGGAGCCAAGCGCGACAGCATCATCCGCAAATTCGGAGTGATGTATCAAATGGGCGCTCTGTTCGGGTCTATGTCACTTCTGCAAAATGTCATGCTGCCGCTTGAAGAATTCACCGACTTGCCGCGAGAAGCCATGACCCTCATCGCCAAATCCAAACTCGCCATGGTCAATCTGGAAAATGCGACATACAAAATGCCCGCAGCTTTGTCCGGTGGCATGAAAAAACGGGCAGCTATTGCCCGGGCCATGGCACTCGACCCCAGCATTCTTTTTCTGGATGAACCAGGTGCAGGGCTTGACCCTATTTCCAGTGCGGCCCTCGATGAGCTCATCCTCGACCTGTCGCAAAACCTCGGCATAACCTTTGTCATTGTCACTCACGAACTGGAATCCATTTACAAAATCGCGGATCGGGTTATCATGCTCGACAAGGACGTCAAATCCATTGTTGCCGAAGGTGACCCCAAGGAATTGCGAGACACTTCGGAAAATCAATTTGTCAGACGTTTCTTCCTCCGCCAACCGACACTGGAAGCCGTTGAAGACACAGACGCCCACACGGCTAAGTAAGGATACGGAATGATACGAAAAAGAGATTATTTCAAATTAGGCATGTTCATCATCACAGGGGCAACTATGCTTGTCGCGATGATCATCGTCCTTGGAGCAGGAAGATACTTCCAGACAACCTATACGTTGGAAACCTACTTTGACGAATCGGTCAACGGCCTTGCCGTGGGATCGCCGGTCAAACTCCGTGGCGTCGATGTCGGCCGTGTGGCAGAAATCAATTTCGTGTCAAACAAGTATGACCCCGCAAACATGGGTGAAGTCCGCTATGTTTATGTCGAATGTGACATTAATCCCGACCTCTTCGAATTCATCTCCGAAGATAAATTTATTGAGGTTCTGCAAAAGGATGTTGCCCGGGGACTTCGCATTCGTCCCACGTCACTCGGTCTGACTGGACAGCTTTTCCTGAATATTATTTATGATGACCCAAAGACCAATCCGCCTCTGCCCCTCAAGTGGACACCGGCACACGCCTATATTCCGTCCGCTCCCTCTACACTGAGCCGAGTTGAAGGGGCCATCACCACTATCAGCAAAACGCTGAGCAGTCTCAAACAGGAAGACCTTGAATCCATCATCAGTGATGTCAAATCCATTGTTGATTCCATCGACAATTTCATGAAAACCGAAGGTGGCAAAGAAGCTGGTAAACAAATGTTGGGAGTCCTGGAAAACACCCGCAGCATTCTGGCCAGAGCCAACACACTCATGGCTGATCCGGCATTGGATACACTCATTCCCAATACCGCGAGCGCGATGAAAGGGGTCAATCGGATCATTACGGAATCAGCAGACGATATTATCGCAGCAACCCATGAAGCCAAGGTAACCATAATCAGCTTCAAGCAGGCTGCAAACGTTCTCAACAAGACCCTCAACGACCCGCGCATGGACAAAGCCATGAGTCAAATCGCACCGACCATGCAAAACATCTCCCAGGCCTCGGCCGATCTGACCGCGGCGGTGTCCAAGGTCCATGCTCTGGTCAATCGTCTGAACGGCGTTGTCGCTTCTGAAGAAGCGAATATTCATGCTATTATCGGCGACACACGCGAGGTCATGCAGAACGTCAAGGAAATCACGGGGGATGCCAAGCGATATCCCTCCGGCATGATTTTTGGCACTCCGCCGAGCAAGCCTAATCCTGAAAAACAATAACCGGGATCAACGTCATGAAACGACACATACTACTCTTCCTTATACTGGCCGTAACGTTGACCATGGCAGCCTGCGTCAAATTAGGCGGGAAGCCTCTGGACAAGCGGTATTTCCAGATCAATCCGACGCGCTCGACAGCGCAGGTCCAAACTCAGTACGACTTCGTGCTCAAGGTCAGAAGACTATCCATCTCAAACCTCTATAACACTCGGGAACTGGTTTACCGGGGCAAGAATGGACGCATTGAATCGGATTTCTACAACATGTTCTTTGTCCCCCCAGCGGCCATGTTGACTTCCGAACTCCGCCTGTGGCTCAGAGGCTCCAACCTTTTTAGCCACATCATCGAACCCGGCAGTATGGTGGTGCCGGGACTGACACTGGAAGGCGTGGTCAACTCGCTGTATGGTGACTATTCCCTTGACACACCCGCCGCAGTGGTGGAAATGCAGTTCTTCGTGGTCGACGAATCTTCGACAAATAATGAAATCGTCTTTTCCAGCACCTATGCCGAGCGTATCCCCATGCCCGAATCCACGGCCACGTCCCTGGTCAACGCCATGACACAGGGGGTACAGACCATTTACACCAATCTTGAAACCGACCTGGCAGCCGCAGGCCTGAAGTAATAATGGTAAAGAAAAATAAAATATATCGACCCGAGGAATTTGACGAAATTGATGAAAGCCCGAGTCGTTCCCAACTGAAGCGGGATATGATCGACTTGCAGAAGCTCGGCACCGATCTCGCAGCCCTTGGCGACTCCACAGTCAAAGAAGCAGGGCTCCCCCCGGAAGTGGAAAAAGCCCTGTTGCTCTTCAAGAAAATAACCAAACACGAAGCGCGTCGCAGGCATATGCAGTATGTGGGCAAGCTCATGCGCACCTTTGACACCAGTCATGTCAGAGAAATAGTGGAAGCGGCAAAAAAAGGACAGTCGATTAAAACGGCAGAGTTTCATCGTCTTGAAATCATGAGAGATCGTTTGATTGACGGAGACGATGACATCTTGCAGGAACTCTTCGAAAGCCACCCTGAGCATGGGCAAAAACTTCGCCAGCTCACACTGGGTGCACGCCGGGAAAAAGCCAAAGAAAAACCACCCAAGGACGCTCGCGCGCTCTTCAAATTTCTCCGCACATTGCACTTTGACGAAGACAAATAGCAGCCTTCCCCTTGACGAAGGCCGATACGAGTTTATCTATTACAAACTAAACATGATCGGCGGCATTTCCCGCCGCACTGCAAGGAGATACCCATGGTCATTCATGAATATGCCGGAATCGTCACAGAGTTACCTGACAGAGAGTGCCCGCATTGCGGCAAAACAATGGACGCGTGGCTCGCACCGCCTGAAACCGGGTGGAATGTCATTCTGATCTGCAACAACAACAGCTGTCAGCATTACCTCGGTTCCGAGGATGACATCCTCCACAAACGCGAAGACTCCCATCTGGGATGCCGTTACGCCGAAGATCCCGCAAACGGATTCAAACCGGTCAACGTACTTGCCGTCTGCCCTCACTAGTTTTTTTTCATAGAACACCGTGAAAAGGGTTTCGTTATGCGAAACCCTTTTCACGTTTCATGGACCGAATCCTGTTCCCATACCATATGATCAATGATAGATCAGGACACAATTTGCAAACGAGGTTCATACAGTGTTCAAGACAACAGGGAAAACGCAGGCATTCCTGGCACTCGGCGTAGCAGTTCTGCTCTGGTCCAGCTCCTTCATCGTCCTCAAATTCGCCTTCCAACATTTCGATCCGATGGTGGTTATCTTCGGACGCATGTTCATTGCCAGCCTCTGCTTCCTTCTTGTTTTCAAGAACCTGAAAAACATTGATTATCGGCCAGGCGACTGGAAACTCCTGACCTTCATGGGCATCTGTGAGCCAGGCTTCTATTTCATTTTTGAGGCCATGGCCCTGACGTACACAGACGCATCCCAGGCAGGCATGATCTGCGCGCTGCTGCCGCTCATGGTGGCTGTGGTTGCCCGCTTTGCTTTAGGAGAGCCATTCACCCGTCGAATGGTTGTCAGTTTCGGGCTGGCGATTGTCGGAGCAATTATTCTCTCCGCAGCAGCCGATCCCACCGCTACCGCATCCAACCCCATACTTGGCAACTTTCTCGAATTCATGGCCATGGTCTGCGCAGTCGGCTACATGATCAGTCTCAAGAAACTCACTCCGCGCTATAATCCGTGGTTCCTTACCATGATTCAGGCATTTATCGGCGCCATATTCTATTTCCCGCTCCTGTTCCTGCCCTCAACCACCTTACCAACTTCATTTGACCTTTTCGGCATCTCCACCATTGTTTATCTTGGCATAATGGTCACCATCCTGGCCTACGGACTCTACAACTACGGCATGTCGAAAATTCCAGTAGGTCAGGCTTCATCCTTCATCAACCTTATTCCGGTCATTACACTCATTCTTGGTGCATTGTTCCTCAAAGAACGACTTAACTGGATACAATACGGAGCATCGGTACTGGTTATTGTCGGAGTTTACGTCAGCCAGGGCGGAAAACAAACGGACGACAACGCATAATACGTTCCCGTCCGCCAGTTTGGATCATTAACCAGGCAGAACGCTATTCTGACGTAATAAAAACATCTTCCCGCTTGCAGCCTGCTTCCTTCAAAAGTCGTGACACGGCCTCAACACCGCCGTCCCCCACATCAAGACTGTAGTCCGTCACAAAGGTATTGATGTGCGTTGCAATAACATCATTATCCATTTCCTGCGCATGTGATTTAATATATTCTCGTCCGGCCGCAGGATTCTCCCTTGCTGCAAATACACTCTGACGAATGGCTTCATTCATCTGAGCGGCTACCTCAAGACCAAGAGAACGTTTGATGGCTATCGCACCAAGGGGGATTGGCATGCCGGTATGGTTTTCCCACCATGCACCAAGATCAAGCACGCACGTCAACCCCTGTCGGGCAAAAGTGAAACGCCCCTCATGAATAACAACGCCAGCCACGACATCCCCGGCAACAACAGCAGGCATTACTTCATCAAACACCATCTCAATCAGTTCGACCTCAATTCCTGCTTCTCGACAACAAAGCCCAAACAACAGATTTGCCGTGGTGTTCCGCCCAGGAATAGCCACCTTCCTGCCATCAAGAGCGGCAAGATCACACGCCTCTCCGGCAACAAGAAGAGGCCCGACGCCATATCCCATGGCGCCCCCGGCCCGAAGCAATACATAGTCATCCAGAATATCCGCTGCTGCTGCAACCGACACCTTGACCACATCAAGCGCCCCGGACGCTGCCAAGCCATTCAGTTCCTCGACATCTGCCAGAGTAATTTCAAGACCTTCCGGCCAACTGACAATGCCCGATGCAAGAGCGTGAAAAATGTAGGTATCATTGGGACATGGTGAATATCCCATCGTCAATTTCCTGTGCATGTAAACCTCCTGCATATAAAATTCGCATCACTCCTATTGACAGACAGAACCGCCGCTTATAGGAATAGTGACCACCCGGTCACCACTAGTCGAACCCCGCGGTGAAATCAAGAGTAACAACATGACACAGAATCCAAAAACATTTGAAAATCTCCCTGACGAGAAACGGGAACGTGTACTGAGCGAAGCCACGTCCGAATTCGCCGAACACGGATACCATCAGGCCAGTATCAACCGAATCGTCAATCGACTCGGCATAGCTAAAGGCTCGTTGTTCAAATACTTCGGTAACAAGCAAGGGTTGTTTGAATATATGTTCGGTCATGCGGTCAATCAATTCAAACAGCCACTCAAACATATCCGTGAAACTACATCAGACAAGGATTTTTTCGAACGCATAGAAAAAAGTCTGTTGGCCGGTGTGGACTTTATCCAGACGCACCCGCACATTTATCGAATCTACCTCAAAATGCTTTTCCAAGAGAACTTTCCCATGCGCGACAAGTTCCTCAGTGAGGTACGCCGAGGATCGACTAAATATCTTCGTCCTTTGGTCACGGCTGCCATGGAATCAGGTGAAATACGTAAAGAACTGGACCCGGACATGGTAGTATTCCATCTGGATTCCATCCTGGACAGATTTTTTCAGGCCCACGCCGTGCCATATCTGGACGGCCCCATAAGCCTCTACGGTGCAGATAGACAAACAACTGAAGACAAGGCCCGCGCCATAACGGACTTCCTCCGTAGTGGGCTAGGTAATCCATCCTGAAGACGGGAGATGACATGCGTCTATTCAACAGTGATTATTATAAGAACATGGGCCTTGCCGAAATCAGGGACAAAGTTGTGGTCTGCGAAAGGCTGAGCTTCGAAGACGGCATCAAACTTTTTGAATGTCCCGAACCGTTAGCCGTAGGCGCATTGGCTCACATGGTCCGCACCCGATTGCACGGAGACAAGGCTTTCTATGTAGTCAACCAGCACGTCAATTACACCAACGTGTGCGTCAACGGATGCATTTTCTGTGCTTATCAACGCGAAGAGGGACAGGACGGCGGTTTTGTCCTGAGCAAAGAGGATATCATTGCCAAAATCGACAGCGCAGCACTCACCCCACGCGAAATTCACATTGTGGGCGGTTGTCACCCCAAGCTGGGACTGAGCTATTTCGAGGACATCCTCAGTGCCATCAGGAAGCATTTGCCAAAGGTTGTCCTCAAATGCTTCACAGCTGTTGAGATCGCTCACTTCGCACGTATTGAAGACATTTCCACTACAGAAGTACTAACCCGGCTTAAGGCAGCAGGTCTGGACATGCTGCCTGGTGGTGGTGCCGAAATTTTCGCTCCCACTATACGGCAACAGATATGTCCTCGAAAATCCACAGCCGAAGAATGGCTGAAGGTTCACGAAGAAGCCCATGCACTGGGCATGAAAACCAACTGTACCATGCTGTTCGGGCATATTGAGTCCATGGAAGATCGTATAGACCATCTCGTTCAATTACGAGAATCACAGGACCGGGGAAACGGATACACCTGTTTCATCCCCCTCCCATTCCTGACCGAGAACAGTCAGTTAACCATTGAGAAGCCTCTAACCGGCCTGGAAGAATTACGCACTATCGCCATCAGCCGCCTCATGCTCGACAATATCCCGCATATCAAGGCGTACTGGGTGATGCTCGGTGTGAAGCAGGCACAGGCGGCCCTCAAATTCGGCGCGGATGATTTTGACGGTACGGTCGTCGAGGAAAAAATCGGCCATGAGGCCGGAGCCACCTCTGAGCAGGGCATGACACGGACTGAACTGACCGAAATGATCACAGGCTGTGGCTGCACACCTGTAGAACGTGACGGTTTTTTTAACGAGGTATAAGCACCTCCCCTTCTCTTTTTCAAAATAAATTGGAAGCGCAGTCGCGCAGTGAGCAGGATAACGAATTACGAGCCATGTGAGAGAGAATATGTGCACGCTTGAAAATATTTTTGAGAAAGTCCTGGGTGGCGAACGTATTGATTTTTATGAAGCCCAACATCTTTATGAAGAAGCTGATTTCCATGATCTTGGGAGATTAGCTCACCATGTCAGACTGGCGAAGCATCCTGACCCGATAGTCACATACGTTGTGGACCGCAACATCAACTACTCCAATGTCTGCGTGTGCTGCTGCAAATTCTGCGCGTTCTATTGCGAACCAGGCGAAGACGGCGGCTATGTGCTGACGTATGAAGAAATCGGAGACAAGATTCAGGAAACCCTTGATCTCGGAGGCACTCAGATTCTCATGCAGGGCGGACATCACCCGGATCTGCCGCTCACATGGTACGAAGATATGCTTCGATACATCAAAAAAAACTATACAGTCCATATCCACGCATTTTCGCCTCCTGAAGTCGTCTTCTGGAGCGAGATGGAAGGTATTCCAGTCGCCGAGGTTGTCAGTCGCCTGCACAAGGCTGGATTAGACTCCATTCCCGGTGGCGGTGCTGAAATATTGGTAGACAAAGTCAGGTCTCAGGTAGCCCCCAACAAGTGTCCGGCCGATCAGTGGCTCGGTGTCATGGAGGAAGC
The genomic region above belongs to uncultured Pseudodesulfovibrio sp. and contains:
- a CDS encoding ATP-binding cassette domain-containing protein; this translates as MNEQNTVISVQNLTCGYDDTVIVEDVSFDIKQGEIFIILGGSGCGKSTLLKNMIGLIQPMAGQVFYGDDELTTAFGAKRDSIIRKFGVMYQMGALFGSMSLLQNVMLPLEEFTDLPREAMTLIAKSKLAMVNLENATYKMPAALSGGMKKRAAIARAMALDPSILFLDEPGAGLDPISSAALDELILDLSQNLGITFVIVTHELESIYKIADRVIMLDKDVKSIVAEGDPKELRDTSENQFVRRFFLRQPTLEAVEDTDAHTAK
- a CDS encoding MlaD family protein; its protein translation is MIRKRDYFKLGMFIITGATMLVAMIIVLGAGRYFQTTYTLETYFDESVNGLAVGSPVKLRGVDVGRVAEINFVSNKYDPANMGEVRYVYVECDINPDLFEFISEDKFIEVLQKDVARGLRIRPTSLGLTGQLFLNIIYDDPKTNPPLPLKWTPAHAYIPSAPSTLSRVEGAITTISKTLSSLKQEDLESIISDVKSIVDSIDNFMKTEGGKEAGKQMLGVLENTRSILARANTLMADPALDTLIPNTASAMKGVNRIITESADDIIAATHEAKVTIISFKQAANVLNKTLNDPRMDKAMSQIAPTMQNISQASADLTAAVSKVHALVNRLNGVVASEEANIHAIIGDTREVMQNVKEITGDAKRYPSGMIFGTPPSKPNPEKQ
- a CDS encoding ABC-type transport auxiliary lipoprotein family protein; amino-acid sequence: MKRHILLFLILAVTLTMAACVKLGGKPLDKRYFQINPTRSTAQVQTQYDFVLKVRRLSISNLYNTRELVYRGKNGRIESDFYNMFFVPPAAMLTSELRLWLRGSNLFSHIIEPGSMVVPGLTLEGVVNSLYGDYSLDTPAAVVEMQFFVVDESSTNNEIVFSSTYAERIPMPESTATSLVNAMTQGVQTIYTNLETDLAAAGLK
- the yjgA gene encoding ribosome biogenesis factor YjgA produces the protein MVKKNKIYRPEEFDEIDESPSRSQLKRDMIDLQKLGTDLAALGDSTVKEAGLPPEVEKALLLFKKITKHEARRRHMQYVGKLMRTFDTSHVREIVEAAKKGQSIKTAEFHRLEIMRDRLIDGDDDILQELFESHPEHGQKLRQLTLGARREKAKEKPPKDARALFKFLRTLHFDEDK
- a CDS encoding DMT family transporter, producing the protein MFKTTGKTQAFLALGVAVLLWSSSFIVLKFAFQHFDPMVVIFGRMFIASLCFLLVFKNLKNIDYRPGDWKLLTFMGICEPGFYFIFEAMALTYTDASQAGMICALLPLMVAVVARFALGEPFTRRMVVSFGLAIVGAIILSAAADPTATASNPILGNFLEFMAMVCAVGYMISLKKLTPRYNPWFLTMIQAFIGAIFYFPLLFLPSTTLPTSFDLFGISTIVYLGIMVTILAYGLYNYGMSKIPVGQASSFINLIPVITLILGALFLKERLNWIQYGASVLVIVGVYVSQGGKQTDDNA
- a CDS encoding 1,4-dihydroxy-6-naphthoate synthase, giving the protein MHRKLTMGYSPCPNDTYIFHALASGIVSWPEGLEITLADVEELNGLAASGALDVVKVSVAAAADILDDYVLLRAGGAMGYGVGPLLVAGEACDLAALDGRKVAIPGRNTTANLLFGLCCREAGIEVELIEMVFDEVMPAVVAGDVVAGVVIHEGRFTFARQGLTCVLDLGAWWENHTGMPIPLGAIAIKRSLGLEVAAQMNEAIRQSVFAARENPAAGREYIKSHAQEMDNDVIATHINTFVTDYSLDVGDGGVEAVSRLLKEAGCKREDVFITSE
- a CDS encoding TetR/AcrR family transcriptional regulator → MTQNPKTFENLPDEKRERVLSEATSEFAEHGYHQASINRIVNRLGIAKGSLFKYFGNKQGLFEYMFGHAVNQFKQPLKHIRETTSDKDFFERIEKSLLAGVDFIQTHPHIYRIYLKMLFQENFPMRDKFLSEVRRGSTKYLRPLVTAAMESGEIRKELDPDMVVFHLDSILDRFFQAHAVPYLDGPISLYGADRQTTEDKARAITDFLRSGLGNPS
- the mqnE gene encoding aminofutalosine synthase MqnE: MRLFNSDYYKNMGLAEIRDKVVVCERLSFEDGIKLFECPEPLAVGALAHMVRTRLHGDKAFYVVNQHVNYTNVCVNGCIFCAYQREEGQDGGFVLSKEDIIAKIDSAALTPREIHIVGGCHPKLGLSYFEDILSAIRKHLPKVVLKCFTAVEIAHFARIEDISTTEVLTRLKAAGLDMLPGGGAEIFAPTIRQQICPRKSTAEEWLKVHEEAHALGMKTNCTMLFGHIESMEDRIDHLVQLRESQDRGNGYTCFIPLPFLTENSQLTIEKPLTGLEELRTIAISRLMLDNIPHIKAYWVMLGVKQAQAALKFGADDFDGTVVEEKIGHEAGATSEQGMTRTELTEMITGCGCTPVERDGFFNEV
- the mqnC gene encoding cyclic dehypoxanthinyl futalosine synthase; the encoded protein is MCTLENIFEKVLGGERIDFYEAQHLYEEADFHDLGRLAHHVRLAKHPDPIVTYVVDRNINYSNVCVCCCKFCAFYCEPGEDGGYVLTYEEIGDKIQETLDLGGTQILMQGGHHPDLPLTWYEDMLRYIKKNYTVHIHAFSPPEVVFWSEMEGIPVAEVVSRLHKAGLDSIPGGGAEILVDKVRSQVAPNKCPADQWLGVMEEAHNQGLRTTATMMFGHEETPAQRLQHLFAVRDTQDRTGGFTAFIPWTFQPDHTDLPHCRKLTSVEYLRLLAVSRIVLDNIDNVQVSWVTMGPKIAQLALYFGGNDFGSTMIEENVVKAAGVSFRLSREEIDRLVTAAGFIPKQRSMDYTILENR